Proteins encoded together in one Deinococcus radiopugnans ATCC 19172 window:
- a CDS encoding type II secretion system F family protein — protein sequence MAVFEYRARDRSGKVLKSQMEAETAAQVRDTLRAKNLMIVEIKAPKSGLNADIKIPFLDDRPPNLKQVSIFSKQLATLINAGVPLVQSLAVLQGQIEHKGFQKTVKNLRSEVEAGTPLSEAIAKYPKVFNRLYVNLVRAGETSGTLDSVLERIAAFQEKELALRGKIKSALTYPVVVLVFAILITYFLLTTIVPQFAGILAQLNAPLPFITKMLMAVSDFLKHSTWLIVVFGVILTFAYRWVYKTPKGRTTIDDIKLKLPVFGNLTQKSAIASFARTFGLLISSGVNIIEALEITKGTADNAIVEDTIENAKNVVMVGEQMSSSLATSKVFPPMVVSMISIGEETGALDSMLSKVGDFYDREVDEAVDSMTAAIEPIMIVFLGGIVGTIVAGMFLPMFSIIGSLSQ from the coding sequence ATGGCCGTCTTCGAATACCGCGCACGTGACCGCTCTGGCAAAGTGCTCAAATCCCAGATGGAGGCCGAGACGGCGGCCCAGGTCCGCGACACCCTGCGCGCCAAGAACCTGATGATCGTCGAGATCAAGGCCCCCAAGAGCGGCCTGAACGCCGACATTAAAATTCCCTTCCTGGACGACCGCCCGCCCAATCTCAAGCAGGTGTCGATCTTCAGCAAGCAGCTCGCCACGCTGATCAACGCTGGGGTGCCGCTGGTGCAGTCGCTGGCCGTGCTGCAGGGCCAGATCGAGCACAAGGGGTTTCAGAAGACCGTCAAGAACCTGCGCAGCGAGGTAGAGGCCGGGACCCCCCTGAGCGAGGCCATCGCCAAGTACCCCAAAGTGTTCAACCGCCTGTACGTCAATCTGGTGCGCGCCGGGGAAACCAGCGGCACGCTGGACTCGGTGCTGGAGCGCATCGCCGCCTTTCAAGAAAAGGAACTGGCGCTGCGCGGCAAGATCAAGAGCGCGCTGACCTACCCGGTGGTGGTGCTGGTCTTCGCCATCCTGATCACCTACTTCCTGCTCACCACCATCGTGCCGCAGTTCGCGGGCATCCTGGCGCAGCTCAACGCGCCGCTGCCGTTCATCACCAAGATGCTGATGGCCGTGTCGGACTTCCTGAAGCACTCGACGTGGCTGATCGTGGTGTTCGGCGTCATCCTCACCTTCGCCTACCGCTGGGTCTACAAGACGCCCAAGGGGCGCACCACCATCGACGACATCAAGCTCAAGCTGCCGGTGTTCGGCAACCTGACCCAGAAAAGCGCCATCGCGTCGTTCGCGCGCACCTTCGGCCTGCTGATCAGCAGCGGCGTGAACATCATCGAGGCGCTGGAAATCACCAAGGGCACGGCGGACAACGCCATTGTCGAGGACACCATCGAAAACGCCAAAAACGTCGTGATGGTGGGCGAGCAGATGAGTTCGAGCCTCGCGACCAGCAAGGTCTTTCCGCCGATGGTGGTCAGCATGATCTCGATTGGCGAGGAAACCGGCGCGCTGGATTCGATGCTCTCCAAAGTGGGCGACTTCTACGACCGCGAGGTCGATGAGGCCGTCGACAGCATGACGGCGGCCATCGAGCCGATCATGATCGTCTTTCTGGGCGGCATCGTGGGCACCATCGTCGCGGGGATGTTCCTGCCGATGTTCAGCATCATCGGCTCCCTCAGTCAGTAA
- a CDS encoding C40 family peptidase: MLRTITVPSIPALLLGALLSLGGHAAAQTGEFQGMTVTVQAKDTAYSLARRAGLSVEALLALNGLHSPDLKIGQTLRVSAVARHIVGPKETLYALSRRYGVSVDALLAENALPEGAMLSVGQVLLLPANATLPGTPPAPVALAPTPGPFAAAPGAPTLVAPPVLSLPQPPEAVPSGPQPTDQWSTAPAAPPEFPTPVSTLPGDWRGAAMALLGTPYHYGGTTREGLDCSGFVLQVFTPLGVRLPRVSADQAQVGQPVAAEDLQPGDLVFFDTAGGGRISHVGIYLGGDRFVSANSYQGKVSLDTLMADRYWGPRYRGARRVLSSPYAVQKP; encoded by the coding sequence ATGCTGCGAACCATCACCGTTCCTTCGATTCCGGCCCTGTTGCTGGGCGCCCTGCTGTCCCTGGGCGGACACGCTGCGGCGCAGACCGGAGAATTCCAGGGCATGACCGTGACCGTGCAGGCCAAGGACACCGCCTACAGCCTCGCCAGACGCGCGGGCCTGAGCGTGGAAGCGCTGCTGGCCCTGAACGGCCTGCACAGCCCTGACCTGAAGATCGGCCAGACGCTGCGGGTCTCGGCGGTGGCGCGGCACATCGTCGGGCCGAAGGAGACGCTGTACGCGCTGTCGCGCCGCTATGGCGTCAGCGTGGACGCCCTGCTGGCCGAGAATGCCCTGCCGGAAGGCGCGATGCTCAGCGTGGGTCAGGTGTTGCTGCTGCCGGCCAACGCCACCCTGCCCGGCACGCCCCCCGCCCCCGTCGCCCTGGCCCCCACGCCAGGGCCGTTTGCTGCCGCCCCTGGTGCGCCCACGCTGGTCGCCCCACCCGTTCTGAGCCTGCCGCAACCCCCTGAGGCCGTGCCCAGCGGCCCGCAGCCGACAGACCAGTGGTCCACCGCCCCCGCCGCTCCGCCGGAGTTTCCCACCCCCGTCAGCACCCTGCCCGGCGACTGGCGGGGCGCGGCCATGGCGCTGCTGGGCACGCCGTACCACTACGGCGGGACCACCCGCGAGGGGCTGGACTGCAGCGGCTTCGTGTTGCAGGTCTTCACGCCGCTGGGCGTGCGGCTGCCCCGCGTCAGCGCGGATCAGGCGCAGGTGGGCCAGCCGGTGGCCGCCGAGGACCTGCAACCCGGCGATCTGGTGTTCTTCGATACGGCAGGCGGCGGGCGCATCTCGCACGTCGGCATCTACCTGGGGGGCGACAGGTTTGTCAGCGCCAACAGTTACCAGGGCAAGGTCTCGCTGGACACCCTGATGGCGGACCGCTACTGGGGACCGCGCTACCGGGGCGCCCGGCGTGTGCTGAGCAGCCCCTACGCCGTTCAGAAGCCCTGA
- a CDS encoding L-threonylcarbamoyladenylate synthase: MPEFLIPDAHPAAALDRAWTVLRGGGVVAYPSETVWGLAVLPDHPAAVERLYAVKGRAADRPVQVSCQDARAALELARPDAALTALSALWPGPLTLVTPARPGTPPTVAPGGLVGLRVPSHPLALALLRRSGGRLLTTSCNRSGQPPALTAAQARGMGLADFVLTGPEDAAEGVPVAGQASTVVQLPEGMVLRAGPLDAAVAALLAGLRAGG; the protein is encoded by the coding sequence ATGCCTGAATTCCTGATCCCCGATGCCCACCCTGCTGCCGCGTTGGACCGCGCCTGGACCGTCCTGCGCGGCGGCGGCGTGGTGGCGTACCCCAGCGAGACGGTCTGGGGGCTGGCCGTTCTTCCGGATCACCCGGCAGCCGTCGAGCGCCTGTACGCGGTCAAGGGCCGCGCGGCCGACCGGCCCGTGCAGGTCTCGTGCCAGGACGCCCGCGCCGCGCTGGAACTGGCCCGTCCCGACGCCGCGCTCACGGCGTTGTCGGCGCTGTGGCCCGGTCCACTGACGCTGGTGACCCCGGCCCGTCCCGGCACGCCGCCCACCGTGGCTCCCGGCGGTCTGGTGGGCCTGCGCGTGCCGTCGCACCCGCTGGCGCTGGCGCTGCTGCGCCGCAGCGGGGGCCGGCTGCTGACCACCAGCTGCAACCGCAGCGGTCAACCCCCAGCCCTGACCGCCGCCCAGGCACGCGGCATGGGGCTGGCCGATTTCGTGCTGACTGGCCCGGAGGACGCTGCCGAGGGGGTGCCGGTGGCTGGGCAGGCCAGCACGGTGGTCCAGTTGCCGGAAGGGATGGTGCTGCGTGCAGGGCCACTGGACGCGGCGGTGGCCGCCCTGCTGGCCGGGCTGCGGGCCGGTGGCTGA
- the scpB gene encoding SMC-Scp complex subunit ScpB gives MADPSAVARAEARQGSSTEASVSALIGAALLAAGRPVTARELADTLALPENTLHRELEAFARSLAAADLGFVAEAVAGGWRLIVPPALAARLSPLLAPPPLPALSSAALEVLAVIAYRQPVTRAEIEAMRGGSAGTVVTLQERELVKVVGRSDAVGGPLLYGTTARFLLDFGLESLDDLPPLQDGGFSHLLRG, from the coding sequence GTGGCTGACCCCTCCGCAGTGGCCCGCGCTGAGGCCCGCCAGGGGTCCAGCACAGAGGCCAGCGTGTCGGCGCTGATCGGCGCGGCGCTGCTGGCCGCCGGGCGACCCGTGACCGCGCGGGAGCTGGCCGATACGCTGGCCCTGCCGGAAAATACCCTCCACCGGGAGCTGGAGGCCTTCGCTCGCTCGCTGGCCGCGGCGGATCTGGGCTTCGTGGCCGAGGCGGTGGCGGGGGGCTGGCGCCTGATCGTGCCGCCCGCGCTGGCCGCCCGCCTGTCGCCGCTGCTGGCGCCCCCACCGCTGCCCGCATTGAGCAGCGCCGCGCTGGAGGTGCTGGCCGTGATCGCCTACCGGCAGCCGGTCACCCGCGCCGAGATTGAGGCCATGCGCGGCGGCAGCGCCGGCACGGTGGTCACCCTGCAGGAACGCGAACTGGTCAAGGTGGTGGGCCGCTCGGACGCGGTGGGCGGCCCGCTGCTGTACGGCACCACCGCGCGGTTTCTGCTGGACTTCGGGCTGGAGAGTCTGGACGACCTGCCGCCGCTGCAGGACGGCGGGTTCTCTCACCTGCTGCGCGGCTAG
- the aguB gene encoding N-carbamoylputrescine amidase, with protein sequence MTTTPNRPAQTVKLAVIQMHVTDQLDDNVARAEAHVRDAARQGAQVILLPELFENLYFCQVEREDYFALAHPQEDHPFIGRFQNLARELGVVLPLSYFEQAGQAHYNSLVCIDADGTVLGNYRKTHIPDGPGYEEKYYFNPGDTGFKVWATRYGRVGAGICWDQWYPETARVMMLQGADFLLYPTAIGSEPAEVESPNSHYMWQRAMVGHAVSNSSYVGAANRIGTETVEGLTQTYYGHSFISDYTGELVAEFGDSDEGALTYDLNLAEARKFRAGMGFFRDRRPELYGPLLTVDGVTRRG encoded by the coding sequence ATGACCACGACGCCCAACCGCCCTGCGCAGACCGTGAAACTGGCCGTGATCCAGATGCACGTCACCGATCAGCTGGACGACAATGTGGCCCGCGCCGAGGCGCATGTGCGTGACGCCGCCCGGCAGGGCGCGCAGGTGATCCTGCTGCCCGAACTGTTCGAGAACCTGTATTTCTGCCAGGTCGAGCGCGAGGACTACTTCGCCCTGGCGCACCCACAGGAGGACCATCCCTTCATCGGCCGGTTCCAGAATCTGGCCCGCGAATTGGGCGTGGTGCTGCCGCTGTCGTACTTCGAGCAGGCCGGGCAGGCGCACTACAACAGTCTGGTGTGCATCGACGCGGACGGCACGGTGCTGGGCAACTACCGCAAGACCCACATCCCCGACGGCCCCGGCTACGAGGAGAAGTACTACTTCAATCCCGGCGACACCGGCTTCAAGGTCTGGGCCACCCGCTACGGGCGCGTGGGGGCGGGCATCTGCTGGGACCAGTGGTACCCGGAAACCGCGCGCGTGATGATGCTTCAGGGCGCGGATTTCCTGCTGTACCCCACCGCTATCGGCAGCGAACCCGCCGAGGTTGAGTCACCCAACAGCCACTACATGTGGCAGCGTGCGATGGTCGGGCACGCCGTGAGCAACTCCAGCTATGTGGGCGCGGCCAACCGCATCGGCACCGAGACGGTGGAAGGGCTGACCCAGACGTACTACGGACATTCGTTCATCAGCGACTACACCGGAGAACTGGTGGCCGAGTTCGGCGACAGCGACGAGGGCGCGCTGACCTACGATCTGAACCTGGCCGAGGCCCGCAAATTCCGTGCCGGTATGGGCTTTTTCCGGGACCGCCGCCCCGAGCTGTACGGCCCGCTGCTGACCGTGGACGGCGTGACGCGGCGGGGCTGA
- a CDS encoding DUF4388 domain-containing protein translates to MTNTASLETFDFLQLLYLLSGQGRTGVLTVHRADGPFQAFLEGERVRHLQFAAQTGLPALLRLLRDPQGRFQFDEGVRHPNPLLNTILDEVALEVLDSLPEVPLPFSGPVKITSPERVARIPWGLKEQEILKQIEVQRPVSVLSQDPDARWLLQKLHQIQLIAPRKSRVARLSVAVTREVRGVVVVDDLILRRWREDMLRPPQHIAVRTDDGQVHTLPVRGGPNLSNALLVPPELLMRTGLGVGDSVLVRPA, encoded by the coding sequence ATGACCAACACTGCCAGCCTCGAAACTTTTGATTTTCTGCAACTGCTGTACCTGCTGAGCGGGCAGGGCCGCACCGGCGTCCTGACCGTTCACCGCGCCGACGGGCCGTTCCAGGCTTTTCTGGAAGGCGAGCGGGTGCGCCACCTGCAATTCGCGGCCCAGACCGGCCTTCCCGCGCTGCTGCGGCTGCTGCGTGATCCGCAGGGCCGCTTCCAGTTCGACGAGGGCGTCCGGCATCCCAACCCGCTGCTCAACACCATCCTGGATGAGGTGGCGCTGGAGGTGCTCGACAGCCTGCCTGAAGTGCCGCTGCCCTTCAGCGGCCCGGTGAAGATCACCTCGCCGGAACGGGTGGCGCGTATTCCCTGGGGGCTCAAGGAGCAGGAGATCCTCAAGCAGATCGAGGTGCAGCGGCCCGTCTCGGTGCTGTCGCAGGACCCCGATGCCCGCTGGCTGCTGCAAAAGCTGCATCAGATTCAGTTGATTGCGCCGCGCAAGTCCCGTGTGGCCCGCCTGAGCGTGGCCGTCACCCGCGAGGTCCGGGGCGTGGTGGTGGTCGACGACCTGATCCTCAGGCGCTGGAGGGAAGACATGCTGCGCCCGCCTCAACACATCGCCGTCCGCACCGACGACGGTCAGGTCCACACCCTGCCGGTGCGCGGCGGCCCCAACCTGTCCAACGCGCTGCTGGTGCCGCCCGAACTGCTGATGCGAACGGGTCTGGGTGTCGGGGACAGCGTGCTGGTGCGCCCGGCGTGA
- a CDS encoding MFS transporter, with amino-acid sequence MFARVGEWRINTFRALGHPNYRRYWLSQLLSLVGSWMQTTAQQYLVLELSGGSSAALGYVTVAQFMPSLLLSLFAGAIVDRVPRRRVLLTTQMVLLATALTLAVTTHLGVVSLPLVMGLAFVSGCANAFDMPARQSMVVDFVPREAVSNAVALNSLSFNVSRTLGQALFGVVAVLGIQLLAGGDATNIARLAFPFYLNVASFGAVLYVITTLPFPARPGLERGKVSDDIREGLRYVRSTPAVRNVMLLVGLLSLTVINFNIIIPYFARVVYGEREAAFGLLSAFFGVGAMGGALWQASKPNPVRNLRYGSVILIVSTVALALTPGSLLAAPVLAACGFGMLTLLVSANSTVQLTIPDHLRGRVMSLYSFVLVGMGPPGALLSSALINKDGPLGSRWGLIVLAALGLISLLALWRRLPRVLVGPEAVPAD; translated from the coding sequence GTGTTTGCGCGTGTCGGCGAGTGGCGGATCAATACCTTCAGGGCGCTGGGGCACCCCAATTACCGCCGCTACTGGCTGTCGCAGTTGCTGTCGCTGGTGGGTTCGTGGATGCAGACCACCGCGCAGCAGTACCTGGTGCTGGAACTGTCGGGAGGCAGCAGCGCGGCGCTGGGGTACGTGACGGTGGCGCAGTTCATGCCCAGCCTGCTGCTGTCGCTGTTTGCCGGGGCCATCGTGGACCGGGTGCCCCGGCGGCGGGTGCTGCTGACCACCCAGATGGTGCTGCTGGCCACGGCCCTGACCCTGGCCGTCACCACCCATCTGGGCGTCGTGTCGCTGCCGCTGGTGATGGGGCTGGCCTTCGTGTCGGGCTGCGCCAACGCCTTCGACATGCCCGCCCGCCAGAGCATGGTGGTGGACTTCGTCCCGCGCGAGGCCGTAAGCAACGCCGTGGCCCTCAACAGCCTGTCGTTCAACGTCAGCCGCACGCTGGGGCAGGCGCTGTTCGGGGTGGTGGCGGTCCTGGGCATTCAGCTGCTGGCGGGGGGGGATGCCACCAACATCGCCCGGCTGGCCTTTCCCTTCTACCTGAACGTGGCGTCGTTCGGGGCCGTGCTGTACGTCATAACCACGCTGCCGTTCCCGGCGCGTCCGGGGCTGGAGCGCGGCAAGGTCTCCGACGACATCCGCGAGGGGTTGCGCTACGTGCGGTCCACGCCCGCCGTCCGCAACGTGATGCTGCTGGTGGGTCTGCTGAGCCTGACCGTCATCAACTTCAACATCATCATTCCCTACTTTGCCCGCGTGGTGTACGGCGAGCGGGAGGCGGCTTTCGGCCTTCTCTCGGCCTTCTTTGGGGTGGGGGCCATGGGCGGGGCGCTGTGGCAGGCCAGCAAGCCCAACCCGGTGCGTAATTTGCGCTACGGCTCGGTGATTCTGATCGTCAGCACTGTGGCGCTGGCGCTGACGCCCGGCTCGCTGCTGGCCGCGCCGGTGCTGGCGGCCTGCGGCTTCGGGATGCTCACGCTGCTGGTCAGCGCCAACAGCACGGTGCAACTGACCATTCCCGATCACCTGCGCGGGCGGGTGATGAGCCTGTATTCCTTCGTGCTGGTGGGCATGGGGCCGCCTGGAGCGCTGCTGTCCAGCGCGCTGATCAACAAGGACGGCCCGCTGGGCTCGCGCTGGGGCCTGATCGTGCTGGCGGCGTTGGGGCTGATCTCGCTGCTGGCGCTGTGGCGCAGGCTGCCGCGCGTGCTGGTGGGACCGGAGGCCGTTCCGGCAGACTGA